A window from Culex pipiens pallens isolate TS chromosome 3, TS_CPP_V2, whole genome shotgun sequence encodes these proteins:
- the LOC120421906 gene encoding LOW QUALITY PROTEIN: uncharacterized protein LOC120421906 (The sequence of the model RefSeq protein was modified relative to this genomic sequence to represent the inferred CDS: substituted 2 bases at 2 genomic stop codons), with protein sequence MGRIVEYLVLALTVFSPSEGTNILCLMSVASYSHHIWNRVLMEALAAKGYNLTIVSADVEKVQKVNLTYIHLEETYQAVHEGDSAIDLFEMAQEGLVKSMLTFYDYGMASCGGSLRSKGLKQILSYPNDFKFDLVLYDFTFGPCILGLFHKFGQPPLVGVSAFNNPPYTDDLIGGHKYPAYIPYYTLNYGSDMTFLQRLENAFIYAADYFYRTFVYLPALDNQIRQIPAFNKIPYIGSLQEKTMLVMVNSHHSVDFPEPIPQNMVMVGGLQIMEPKPLPEHIKKFIDSGCKGAILFSLGTNVRSSDLSDERISMFLEAIRQFPEYNFLWKFETDLKNHRVPNNLMIKKFLPQNDILAQPKIKLFISHSGLLSTHEASWHGVPMVGIPFFADQYRNLEKSLQAGVAERLVIWTVSTDKIVATIRKVLEDDGYRVRMKARSALFRDQPERPLERALWWIDWCLRHSNAETIRSPTVRLGPWKSELYDVKLLVVLVALLVSSKENKAAADQNSNISQQLEEINAKLAKLDSLEKLNKDLLTKLLKLSQRVDAVTVENRNSPSNIWKPSPRFASWLASRNPRTLVFKQNKRTDAVLVKFWRVQDKQRFIGCVRALKRPVTPAELNIRSQNKFVLVQDHLTPEKLELHRQTWELCMLGLQRPWIXNGSTWTTHPETNKRFQXTGRKDPALSTEIVSVAFGANILCLFGVASPSHHIWNRAIVDALAAKGHNLTIVSPDVEKNTVENIHYIELEETYPELYSGPHNVDLMEMANENVFKSVISFYRDFVITECQGILKSKGLALIKNYPDDYKFDLVLYDMTCGGCMHGLLHKFKYPPLVSVTPFNNPPYVTEVIGGHKFYAYTPFFSLGYGSDMTFFERVHNTLLYTVDFIYRNYYSNPVLDKMVREYFQYDDLPYVPDLDRLSRVLLVNAHYSIDFPEPAPPNLIPVGGLQIKEAKPVPDDLEKFINAGRKGAVLFSLGTNIRSDELGKERQILLIEAMRQLTDYNFLWKFESDLDLKLPKNVMIRKWMPQNDILAHPKVKGFITHAGLLSMHEASWHGVPMIGIPFIADQHRNIQKCIRMGVAERVVFQTLSMEQVRDTVRKVLETPSYRKNMDRISVLFRDQPEKPLARAVWWVEWALRHPDVESMQSPVLKLGFLRSNLVDVIAFLVLLPCVLILVVRKLVCKGRRVDRSKKNN encoded by the exons ATGGGACGAATCGTGGAATATCTCGTTTTGGCTTTAACGGTATTCAGTCCCAGTGAAGGGACGAATATCCTTTGCTTGATGTCGGTGGCAAGTTACAGCCACCACATTTGGAACCGTGTGCTGATGGAGGCGTTGGCTGCAAAGGGGTACAATCTTACAATCGTGTCGGCGGATGTGGAAAAGGTACAGAAGGTGAACTTGACTTACATTCACTTAGAAGAAACGTACCAAGCAGTGCACGAAGGAGATTCCGCCATTGATTTGTTCGAAATGGCCCAGGAAGGCTTGGTGAAAAGTATGCTGACTTTTTACGACTATGGAATGGCATCGTGTGGAGGATCGTTGAGATCGAAGGGATTGAAGCAGATCCTGAGCTATCCGAACGACTTCAAGTTCGATTTGGTGCTGTATGATTTCACTTTTGGTCCTTGCATTTTGGGGTTGTTTCACAAGTTCGGACAACCACCACTAGTTGGAGTATCAGCGTTTAACAATCCTCCTTACACTGACGATCTGATCGGTGGACACAAGTATCCGGCGTACATCCCATACTATACACTCAACTATGGTAGTGATATGACATTTTTGCAAAGATTGGAAAATGCGTTCATCTATGCAGCGGATTACTT CTATCGTACCTTCGTTTACCTTCCGGCATTAGACAATCAAATCCGCCAGATTCCTGCCTTTAACAAAATACCTTATATCGGAAGTTTACAAGAGAAAACAATGCTCGTGATGGTCAATTCCCACCATTCAGTTGACTTCCCAGAGCCGATACCCCAGAACATGGTTATGGTTGGTGGGCTGCAGATCATGGAGCCGAAACCATTACCCGAGCACATCAAAAAGTTTATCGATTCCGGATGCAAGGGAGCAATTCTGTTTTCTTTGGGCACCAACGTCCGGAGTTCAGACCTCAGCGATGAGCGGATTTCCATGTTTTTGGAAGCAATTCGACAGTTTCCGGAGTACAATTTCCTGTGGAAGTTTGAAACAGATCTGAAGAATCATCGTGTGCCAAACAatttaatgattaaaaagtttttaccACAGAACGATATTTTGGCTCAACCGAAGATTAAACTATTTATCTCGCACTCGGGTTTGCTGAGCACGCATGAGGCCTCCTGGCATGGAGTTCCCATGGTTGGAATTCCTTTCTTTGCGGATCAGTACCGC AACCTCGAAAAATCCCTCCAGGCTGGGGTCGCCGAACGGTTGGTCATTTGGACAGTGAGCACTGAcaagattgtggccactattcgGAAGGTTCTCGAAGACGATGGTTATCGAGTACGAATGAAGGCGAGATCGGCTCTGTTTCGTGATCAACCGGAAAGACCTCTCGAACGAGCTCTCTGGTGGATCGATTGGTGTTTAAGGCACTCAAATGCGGAAACCATCCGGTCGCCAACAGTCCGTCTGGGCCCGTGGAAAAGTGAACTGTACGATGTGAAATTGCTCGTAGTATTAGTGGCACTGTTGGTG TCCTCGAAAGAAAACAAAGCAGCAGCGGATCAGAATTCGAACATCTCGCAGCAGCTCGAGGAGATCAACGCTAAGCTGGCCAAGCTAGACTCGTTGGAGAAACTTAACAAGGATCTCCTGACGAAGTTGCTGAAGCTGTCTCAGCGCGTTGACGCCGTCACGGTGGAAAACCGGAA CAGCCCAAGCAACATCTGGAAGCCTTCACCAAGGTTTGCAAGCTGGTTGGCTTCGAGGAATCCAAGGACGCTagttttcaagcaaaacaagcgGACTGACGCTGTCCTGGTCAAGTTCTGGCGGGTTCAGGACAAGCAAAGGTTCATCGGCTGCGTGCGTGCTCTCAAGAGGCCTGTAACTCCGGCGGAGCTCAACATCCGATCACAGAACAAATTTGTTCTGGTTCAAGACCATCTGACACCGGAGAAGCTGGAGTTGCATCGGCAAACCTGGGAGCTTTGTATGCTGGGACTTCAACGCCCCTGGATTTAAAACGGCTCAACTTGGACCACTCATCCCGAGACGAACAAGCGCTTCCAGTAGACGGGACGGAAGGACCCTGCACTTAGTACAGAG ATAGTTAGTGTGGCGTTCGGTGCCAATATTCTATGCCTGTTTGGAGTGGCCAGCCCGAGTCATCACATTTG GAATCGTGCAATTGTCGATGCGTTGGCGGCCAAAGGTCACAATCTAACGATTGTATCGCCCGATGTAGAGAAGAATACCGTGGAAAATATTCACTATATTGAGCTGGAAGAAACGTACCCGGAATTGTACAGTGGACCACACAATGTAGATTTGATGGAGATGGCAAACGAGAACGTCTTCAAATCGGTGATTTCATTCTATCGAGATTTTGTGATAACGGAATGCCAAG gaattcTTAAATCCAAAGGTTTAGCCCTAATCAAAAACTACCCCGATGATTATAAGTTTGATCTTGTGCTCTACGACATGACCTGTGGAGGCTGTATGCATGGGTTACTGCACAAATTCAAGTATCCTCCGCTGGTCAGTGTTACGCCCTTCAACAATCCACCGTATGTGACGGAAGTGATCGGCGGTCACAAGTTCTACGCGTACACTCCATTCTTCTCACTGGGCTACGGATCAGATATGACGTTCTTTGAACGCGTCCATAACACGTTGTTATACACTGTAGACTTCAT atACCGCAACTATTATTCGAACCCGGTTCTGGACAAAATGGTCCGCGAATACTTCCAGTACGACGACCTACCCTACGTTCCAGACTTGGACCGTCTCTCAAGGGTTCTTCTCGTAAATGCGCACTATTCAATAGACTTCCCGGAACCGGCGCCGCCGAATCTCATACCAGTAGGTGGACTTCAAATCAAGGAAGCAAAACCAGTTCCGGATGATTTGGAGAAGTTCATCAACGCGGGAAGAAAGGGAGCGGTGCTGTTTTCACTTGGGACGAACATTCGTAGTGATGAGTTGGGGAAGGAACGTCAGATCTTGTTGATCGAAGCCATGCGACAGCTAACGGATTATAactttttgtggaaatttgagTCCGACTTGGATTTGAAACTGCCGAAAAATGTGATGATCAGGAAGTGGATGCCCCAGAATGACATTTTGGCTCATCCGAAAGTGAAAGGATTCATCACACATGCGGGCCTATTAAGCATGCACGAGGCGTCCTGGCATGGAGTGCCGATGATTGGGATTCCGTTTATCGCCGATCAGCATCGG AACATCCAAAAGTGCATCCGCATGGGCGTCGCCGAGCGAGTAGTCTTCCAAACACTCTCCATGGAGCAGGTTCGCGATACGGTCCGTAAGGTGCTAGAAACACCCAGCTATCGCAAGAACATGGACCGCATTTCAGTCCTGTTCCGGGACCAGCCGGAAAAGCCACTGGCGCGCGCCGTTTGGTGGGTCGAATGGGCGCTGCGCCATCCGGACGTTGAATCTATGCAGTCGCCGGTGCTCAAGCTGGGATTCTTGCGAAGCAATCTTGTAGATGTGATTGCATTCTTGGTGTTGCTTCCATGCGTGTTGATCTTGGTGGTCCGGAAATTGGTTTGCAAGGGACGTCGTGTCGATCGcagcaagaaaaataactag